The genomic stretch AAAGTTACAaaccatttttttaaaattgagttGTTATTTTTGATAGACCCCATACATCAATATGAATCAAGTGGAAAAGTTTAGATGCATGATAAGGTTGAGAGTAATAAGGAACTCTATGACTCTTTGAACGAATACAACTTTTACATTTAAGAAAGAATCAATATTCTTAAACAAACTTGGAAACAAATGTTTGAGATATAGAAAACTAGGGTATTCTAGTCTATTGTACCAGAATATTATTTGGTCCTTTATAGGCATAGAACTTATACCACAAAATTCTTGAGCTACTTTATCCTCCGAAATATCCTTAAAATGATAAAGTTCATCCATCATCTTAGCACTTCCAATCATCTTCTCCGAGGTCCGGTCCTGAAAAATACCATGAGCGTCAAAGAATGTCACAGCACAATTGGAATCCTTGTAGATTTTACTAATAGAGAGAAGATTACAAGAAAATTTTGGTACATATAGGACATTTCTTAGGTCAATATTTTTGGACAATTTAATTGTACCTTTTTCAGCCATAGATAAAAAACTACAATCAGCAACTCTAATTTTCTCATTTTCAAAGCAAGgagaataatttttaaataaaggGGAGAGGCGGTCATATGGTAAGATGCACCTGAATCGACAATCCATACTGCATTCAGGTTTGAGGTGCAGTTAAGGAACATAGGAATACTAAAATTACCTGTTTGAGCTAAAGAATCACTAGGAGTACTAGACACAGAACTGGAATAATTTATCAGCCTTATGAGCTGCTCAACCTATTCTTTACTCAAGGATGATTTTTCAGTATCATAGGCAGTTGGGGTAGAACGTATTTTGAGACCAGGTTTGCTACCTTTAAGATGTGATGGTTTTTCACGAATCTTCCAGCAGATTTCTCGGGTGTGACGAGGTTTATTGTAGTGGTCACACCAAAGATTGGAGGGGTGCTTCTGATTTGATGAACTTTTAAGTGCAGCAGGTGCCACTAAGAGTGCATTAGACTCCAAAGAAATCTATTCAGTCTTGCCTTTTCCCATCATCATAGCTCTACGAGTTTCCTCTCTTCTAACTTCAGCAAATACTTCTCCAATTGAGGGTAGGATTGCTCTTCTAATAATTCTATTACAAACTTCATCTAGCTCCACGTTGAGGCCTGCAAGAAATTGGAATATCCTCCTTTCTTCCACTATTTGTTGGTAGTGTTTGGTATCAACGGCTGAATTCTACTTGTAGTTATTGAAATGATCAAGATCCTGCCACACCCACTTCAATGTGTGGAAATATTTAATGACATTGTCACTCTCTTGTTGAATTTCTCTAGCTTTTAGAGTAAGTTCataaatttagaatttattttcaAGATCAGAATACATCTCCTTGACCTATCCCACAATTCTTTGGCAGTGGTAATACATGTAGTTACTACTAATATCCTCCTTCATTGAGTTCACCAGCTATGTCATCACCATGAAATTTTTAGTATCCCACACATTATATTGTTTTAGGCTGGCTTCGCTCACAGGTGAGATATCCAATCTTCTCTCTTCCACGAATATACATCTGAATTGATTGAGACTACTTAAAGTAGTTTGACCCATTGAGTCAAAATGTAGTGATCTGAAATGAATGGAAATCACCACTAACTAGTACCTATTGTTCAGATTTTAAATCTGATAGAGTAGGAGCggtgtttttcttttgttcaggATTAATGACTGAGAAACTGTCAGCCATAGCTATAAATCAGAGACATAGTGCAGAGATTCTGCTCTGATAACAAATTGAAGTGTTTGAATATAATGTTCTGTCAAATGTACAGGAAATAATCCTCTTTATAGAGGAATTACAGAAATAGAAATAACTAGAAAAtgtgaaagaagaaaaaaatattagccaaaaataaaggaaagatttctaatcataaaatttctaaattaagctaaaccaaaaaggaaaaagatttGTAACTAATTCTATTTACATAAAAGATTCATGAAAGGAATTATGAATCTGGTTTTGATTTGATCTAGTTAACAGAACTATTGTACATATAAAAAGAAGACGACGATGATGACAATAATGATGATGGGGTAGGAAGTGGAAGAGGAAAAATTAAAGAAGGATGAgatcaaaaaaattcaaatgagAAAAGAATAAGATGCAGGTAATGGCGTGGTAGTGGTGATGacaataataaaagagaaagatgatgaaaaaggaggagaagaagaagaatacgATGATAACAATAATGATAACAATAATGATAACGATGATGATAATGACGATTATGAAGATGGAcgagaagaaggagaaaaaggaaggagaagaagaaatttaaataaaaaaggaggaggagaaTGGGGTGATGATGATGACAACGATGATAAcggaagataaaaataaaaaaaaagaaggagaaaaagaaaaagcagtagCAACTtgagaggaaaaaaaaaagaaaatacagcAGCAACATAAATGCAAAAATGCACGTACATGAATTTAAAACTCTTATAAATTATAACaactttatttaaatttaagtaTTTTACTTAATTATATTTTCTTTAGATTCTACCAATCATTTACAACATTAATTTTACAAAAACTAACAATTTGATTACATAAAAAATCTAAtgatcttttttaaaaaaaatctggtaactatttctaattttttagatcaaatttgatataattttttccAAATTTAATAAATTCTTTACCAAACATTATaggaaaaaattattttctcacaataaaaataagatcatccccatatttatatttatgttttatgATTGTGATCCACAAAACCTCcttgtattatttatttatctattttatttttttaagatatattttattatatataattataaagtAAGACGTTTTATTATTTAGCATCttaagtaattattattatcattaaagaaaaaattggaCAAATAGACAGATTAATACTTATTATCAATACACTGGTGTAACTAAGTGCCAATTGCCaagctatttttttttttagttgtgGGAGATTGTAGCCTAAATTAATATCAGAAAATGTGAACATATATTAGATTCAGAGAAAGAAAACAATTCATTACCACGACATATATGactttaatttgataaaattgtGACGGAAGTTAAAGTTAGTTTATAAACCAACTAACACACGATATAATTTGTAGGTTGATTTCAGaatctaaattctaaattctaaattcctcCAACTTCTCCGCGACTTCACCACCAGAGCCTCCATCTTCATGCGGCTGCTGAATTCAACACTCTCACTTTGTGTTGATGGGGATCACAAAACCTCCCTGCACTACTTCTTATGCTTCCCATTCCGATTTATACGCCGATGTTCTCCAATCCGCTATCAAATCCAGAGACCCTTTTGTCGGAAGATCCGTTCATGCTCGAATAATCAAACACGGCCTTCACTTAGGTGTCTTCTTGATGAACAATCTCCTCAATTTTTATGCTAAAACTGGTTCCTTCTCTGATGTTCACCGCGTGTTCGCTGAAATGCCGCTGAAGACCATTTTCTCCTGGAACACCATTCTGTCAGCTTATGCCAAAAGGGGGAACTTGGAAGCTGCACagcaagtgtttgatgaaattcCTGAACCCGATTCTGTTTCCTGGACTTCAATGATAGTGGGGTATAACATGTTGGGTCGTTTTGATAATGCCATTCATATGTTTCTCAGGATGATTTCATGTGGAGTGTCGCCAACCCAGTTCACATTTACCAATGTTCTTGCTTCATGTGCTGCAACTGAAGCACTGGATATTGGTAGAAAGGTTCACTCCTTCATTGTAAAACTTGGATTGTCCAGTGTTGTTCCTGTGGCTAATTCACTTCTCAACATGTATGCAAAGTCAGGTGATTCAGTAATGGCGAAGGTTGTGTTTGACCGGATGAGGCTCAAAGACAAATCAACTTGGAATACTATGATTTCGATGCATATGCATTTTGGTCAACTTGACCTTGGACTTGCCCTTTTTCAGGAAATGACTGATCCAGACATTGTCTCTTGGAATTCGATCATTACGGGATATACTCATCAAGGACATGATGTCAAAGCCCTTGAAATTTTTTCGCTTATGCTTAGCAGTTCATCTTCAAAGCCAGATAAGTACACCTTGGGAAGTATTTTGTCAGCTTGTGCCAATCTTGAAAATTTCAAACTTGGGAAACAAGTCCATGCATACATGGTAAGAGCTAATATAGACATATCTGGAGCCGTGAGAAATGCTCTGATCTTAATGTATGCAAAGTCTGGTGGCATTGAGATTGCTCATAGGATTGTAGATATTACAGGTATCTCAAATCTTGATGTTATAGCATTCACATCACTGCTAGATGGCTTTGTCAAAATTGGAGATATAAACCCAGCAAGAGATATATTTGACTCATTAGAATTTCGAGATATAGTTGCATGGACAGCCATGATTGTAGGTTATGCACAGAATGGTTTACTTAGCGATGCTTTGGATCTCTTCAGGAAAATGGTTAGAGAAGGTCCAAAGCCAAACAACTATACTTTAGCAGCAGTTTTAAGTGTCTTTTCAAGCTTGGCTTCTCTTGATCACGGTAAGCAGCTTCATGCAACTGCCATAAGATTGCAAGAAGCATCATCAATTTCTGTTGGTAATGCTTTAATTACCATGTATTCAAGATCAGGAAGCATCAGAGATGCAAGGAAAGTATTCAAACAGATATGCTCTAACAAGAATAAATTGACTTGGACTTGCATGATTATAGCTCTAGCTCAACATGGTCTTGGAAAAGATGCTGTAGAACTGTTCGACACTATGCTGAAACTTGACATAGAGCCTGACCAAATTACTTATGTTGGTGTCTTGTCTGCTTGTTCGCACGTGGGATTGGTACAACAGGGTAAGAGTTACTTTAGTTTAATGAAAAATGTTCATCAGATTGAACCCACCTCTAGCCATTATGCTTGCATGATTGACCTGCTTGGGCGTGCTGGattgcttgaagaagcataTCATTTTATAAAAAACATGCCTGTTGAACCAGATGTTATAGCTTGGGGTTCACTTTTGGCTTCTTGCAGGGTTCATAAAAATGTGGATTTAGCTAAAGTGGCAGCTGAAAATTTGCTGCTTCTTGATCCCAACAATAGTGGGGCTTACTCAGCACTTGCTAATACGCTTTCAGCTTGTGGAAGATGGAAAGATGCTGCTATGATTAGGAAATCAATGAAGGACAGAGCAGTAAAGAAGGAACAAGGAATCAGCTGGGTTCAAATCCAGAACAAGGTCCATATTTTTGGGGTTGAAGATGGGCTTCATCCACAAAGAGATGCAATATATAgaatgatttcaaaaatatgGACGGAGATAAAGAAAATGGGCTTTATTCCAGACACTGATTCTGTCTTGCATGATCTAGACCAGGAAGTGAAGGAACAAATCCTTAGACACCATAGCGAAAAACTCGCTATTGCATTTGCTTTGTTAAATACTCCAGGATATGCCACACTGAGGATCATGAAGAACCTTAGAGTCTGCAATGACTGTCATTCCGCCATAAAATATATCTCTAAGCTTGTCGGTAGAGAAATTATTGTAAGAGACTCCACACGTTTTCATCATTTCAAGGATGGTTCATGTTCATGTCAGGATTACTGGTAGAAGAAACAGTGGAATTTCATGAAGAATCCGACTAGAACTGATGAGTAATTTACAAGTATATTAAACTGAAAATATATAAATGTACACAGGAGCTTAAAATCATTCACTTTTTTAGATGAGTTTGCCTGAGGTCTGACTTCAAGTGGACGCGCGCTAGAATGCTTCCGAGACAATCAAATGCTTGTGTTCTTGTTCATGCCTGTCAAGatatcttgcagttgaggtctAATCTTACCAAATTGGAGGCGGCACATTTTCTATAACCCTGGATTTGAATCAATCAGTTCAGATAATTCGGTGGTCTCTCTTTACCTAGTCTGCTTTGGTTCATAGTATCCACACCCATTTTAATTGACTTTCAATTCTTGCATCTGATTCATAGGCCTGAGGGAAatgatttttcatttttttttttgggtatatTGATGACAGTTAATCATTGTATTACTCATAGTGGCTTAAGGGAAATGTATCCTATAGGAATGTAGTTTGTAGCAAGATTAATAACATTAAGACGAGCATAAAATATGTAGGTGTGATGCTCTGTCGATAGTATATCTGTAAAGCACAGAGTAATGAGTAATATGTAAGATGGAAATATACAAGAACATAATTGACAGAAGTTGCTGATTTTATGTGTTATTTGTGTTATTCATTGGGAATAATGAATATATGTCCATTGTAGTTTTAATAAAAGCTTGGAAGATATATCCGTTAAGCAACGTAATTTTGCTTAAAATCATGGACAAGTCAATATGTTATTTTAGACAATGATGGATCTGCTATGCCGGTGTTGATAGTACGTAGCTTTTGCTTTTTGCTTTCCAACTAGCGACTGCCTAATCTCTATTATATTTACCGTTCAACTCACTTGTAAAGTGCCATTACTTTAAAGTAGAGTTATAAAAGTATTCGTCTACGTGTATAAATTATGATGCATTTCTTCTTTCATTCGTGTACATGGCCGTAACCTTTTATATCTTCCTCTTATCCTATAATGCCATGCCATATTGAAGTCTTTTATTGGTAAAAATGGTGGACACCATACCCTGCCTCTCCAGCATGTGCATTAATGATAACAGATAATCATCCAAGAATAACAGTGCCATCACATTATTTTTCATTGTTGCTGATGTGTTATACATAGTTAATTCTATAAATAATCTTGACTTGTCTCATTCAGGTGTCTTTTTCTTTAAGATCTAAATTGAGAGTTTGAACCTCCATCACCACTGTTACATTTTTCTGTACTTTGCTTTATTGTATTCATATTTATGtctaattttgatataaaaatagtTACATGGCTCATTTATAAAGTGGCCATTTAATGGATAGGGACCTAACTTATTTATACCTTAGAACTTTCTATTATATTAATGTGTGTATGTATATATACCCTACCAAGTTGGCCACTAGTTATATGCAGCAGCAAAACTACATGGCCGTTGTTATGTTTGTATGTTCATATTTTGTAGAAGGGTGAACAAGCATCACACAAATTTGTTGGTTTGTCCTTTGAAATCGCCCCACAATGTTTGTCAGAGGGGTCATCTGATCTTTGGCGTTATCCATCAAAATGGAGAATAGTAGGTAGGTGTTGGTCAAGCTACCTTTGTGCATGCTTATATAAAAGTCTAAGATATTTTTCCCCTACATTCTGGATAAGGTATGCATACAACTCAGtataagaagaaagaaaaatatgaatgtATAAGAACTTAGAGCATTTTATGAACCAAGCATACAAGAAAGCATTTCACAACAATAGCATCTCATAAGTAGGTACCTCTAACTAGGAGATGGAGTTGCAACACAAGGAGAAGATTTTGCTTACATTAATGTGATTGTGTTAATCTGTGTATGATTTACATCTGACTCTTTCATAACATGTCAAGTTCGAAGTGATTTTCATAGAGAAAAGGGTGCCTAGAACTACGTACACTAAGTTACATCTgggttttctttaattttactTACAATGGTGTCCCATTTAATGATGAGAAAATTTTGGAAACTTGAGTGGTTTGGAGATTCTAGACATCTACTGCATCAACAGGAAGAGAAGTGGCCCTGTAAAGGGACTGTGGAAGCAAAGCTCCTGCAAAGAAATCCTTGGCTGTGATCATTTGTTCTGGACTGTTAGCCTCACTTGTCTCATCACCATTTTGAACCATTTGATCAGCCAAACTTGTGCACTTCTCAGCATCAACAAGAAAATTGTTACCACAAACCATAGGCCTCAGCAATGATTTCTTGTCCTGTAACTTCGAGTGGGATGTAGCTGATAGCTCTAATTTTTCGGTGTCAGGGGATGTGCTAGCAAATTTTGGTTTACTCCCTAGTTGCTGGTCTCTAAGCTCTCTT from Arachis stenosperma cultivar V10309 chromosome 9, arast.V10309.gnm1.PFL2, whole genome shotgun sequence encodes the following:
- the LOC130948247 gene encoding pentatricopeptide repeat-containing protein At2g22070-like, whose protein sequence is MGITKPPCTTSYASHSDLYADVLQSAIKSRDPFVGRSVHARIIKHGLHLGVFLMNNLLNFYAKTGSFSDVHRVFAEMPLKTIFSWNTILSAYAKRGNLEAAQQVFDEIPEPDSVSWTSMIVGYNMLGRFDNAIHMFLRMISCGVSPTQFTFTNVLASCAATEALDIGRKVHSFIVKLGLSSVVPVANSLLNMYAKSGDSVMAKVVFDRMRLKDKSTWNTMISMHMHFGQLDLGLALFQEMTDPDIVSWNSIITGYTHQGHDVKALEIFSLMLSSSSSKPDKYTLGSILSACANLENFKLGKQVHAYMVRANIDISGAVRNALILMYAKSGGIEIAHRIVDITGISNLDVIAFTSLLDGFVKIGDINPARDIFDSLEFRDIVAWTAMIVGYAQNGLLSDALDLFRKMVREGPKPNNYTLAAVLSVFSSLASLDHGKQLHATAIRLQEASSISVGNALITMYSRSGSIRDARKVFKQICSNKNKLTWTCMIIALAQHGLGKDAVELFDTMLKLDIEPDQITYVGVLSACSHVGLVQQGKSYFSLMKNVHQIEPTSSHYACMIDLLGRAGLLEEAYHFIKNMPVEPDVIAWGSLLASCRVHKNVDLAKVAAENLLLLDPNNSGAYSALANTLSACGRWKDAAMIRKSMKDRAVKKEQGISWVQIQNKVHIFGVEDGLHPQRDAIYRMISKIWTEIKKMGFIPDTDSVLHDLDQEVKEQILRHHSEKLAIAFALLNTPGYATLRIMKNLRVCNDCHSAIKYISKLVGREIIVRDSTRFHHFKDGSCSCQDYW